The following proteins are encoded in a genomic region of Nitrospiraceae bacterium:
- a CDS encoding DUF1499 domain-containing protein yields MSLLLIGIFSHGATGGELPVQDHRLAPCPDSPNCVSTLSDSETHAIAPFRYNKTMAEAKAVLKHIIGEMSRTELVQEEEGYLHYEVRSFLFRFVDDVELLFDEDTKTIHFRSASRVGYSDFGVNRSRMEEVRRMVEGKL; encoded by the coding sequence ATGTCGCTCCTCCTCATAGGCATCTTCTCCCATGGCGCAACAGGAGGAGAATTGCCGGTACAGGATCATCGACTCGCCCCGTGCCCCGACAGTCCAAATTGCGTATCCACTCTTAGTGATTCGGAAACCCATGCGATCGCACCGTTTCGTTATAACAAGACGATGGCTGAGGCCAAAGCGGTATTGAAACACATCATCGGTGAAATGAGTCGCACCGAGTTGGTTCAAGAAGAGGAGGGCTATCTTCATTACGAAGTCAGAAGTTTCCTGTTTCGCTTTGTGGATGATGTTGAGCTGCTGTTTGATGAGGACACGAAGACCATTCATTTCCGGTCGGCATCCCGGGTGGGCTATTCCGATTTTGGAGTGAATCGGAGTCGGATGGAAGAAGTTCGAAGAATGGTGGAGGGTAAGCTCTAA
- a CDS encoding DUF4398 domain-containing protein: MALFCLSVLLTGCQDPPIHELQKARQAVEHARREGALTFAPDLYSLAESELTIGEEEFHEQSRKMFWARDYSMATRLIMLAQTDAQQALSLTQEEKQKSSKSDRDSPLLLSVHRHLEELRLTNGGLFFQGRERRNGPEAP, encoded by the coding sequence ATGGCCTTGTTCTGCTTGAGTGTCCTGTTGACCGGCTGTCAGGACCCGCCGATCCACGAATTACAGAAAGCCCGTCAAGCGGTGGAACATGCCAGGAGAGAAGGCGCCTTGACCTTCGCACCTGATCTCTACAGTTTAGCGGAAAGTGAGCTGACGATCGGAGAAGAAGAATTTCATGAACAATCCAGAAAAATGTTCTGGGCTCGAGATTATTCTATGGCCACCAGATTAATCATGTTGGCTCAAACGGATGCCCAGCAAGCCCTCTCTCTGACCCAGGAAGAAAAACAGAAATCTTCGAAGTCAGACAGAGATTCTCCACTCCTTCTTTCAGTCCACCGCCACCTCGAGGAGCTTCGTCTGACCAACGGGGGCCTCTTCTTCCAGGGCCGTGAAAGGAGAAATGGTCCTGAAGCACCGTGA